The DNA region CTGCTCAAATAGTCGTCAGCTACGAGAATCTAGTGCACACTTCTTAGCGAGTATGGAAACGGATGATGATTTATTTGTGGCCTTAAGGGTTTAAATcatatttgatcaaattttagtcagtcccataactttaaaatttgaataataaatCAAAAGTTTCAATTATTCTCAATCATGCACAAATCGACATCCTTTTGTGATGTTAAAAACGACAATATTTGGATAAATGTGAAGGAAAACAGGAAAATAAaggaatataaaagaaaaaaatacttattttaatgaaacaTGTTGTTTTGAATGTCGTTAGAAGACGACAATTAGTTCATAGATgggacaattgagaaaaattgcAACTTGTTGATTTAATATtccaattttaaagtttataagacaaaccagaatttgaccaaatttcataatttaaatgcCTATTAACCCTTTGTTTATATAGGGCAACAAACAGACGATGGAGGGTACGTAGTTTAATATCCTcttcgttccttaaaaatagatcaTATTCATCATTTGGGGATGTCCGTAAAAAATAGACCAATTTTATATAAGGAATTTTTTTCTATCTAATAAGGTGGGTCACATTCTCCATTGACAATACtccaatcaattttttttctatttctctcttactttactaattccacattaaaactcgtcTCGTTtctaatattttcaatttttaaaagatggagggagtactattaacTAGCTTGGAATTTTAATATACGTAGATAAATAAACCTACCTTTTTGGTGGGTTAAATTAATCTAAATCATACATGAAAAACAGTATGGGCTTAACTGGGCGGGTAAGATAATACGGGCCTATATTTCATTTATCTTGTATACCAAACAACATATAAAGTCAAGATAAATCTCATTATCTTATGCAAAACATAGCTAATGGATATAAAGTGCAGTTAAGACTGGTAATTATGTGGGTGCTTGTTGATTTTGGTGATAGaatagtaaaaaatattttaaaaaatttaatttattgtttatttattaaaaaatgataagtatgcCAGATTATTAAAATTTCTGTTTGTTTATCAAAAATATAGTTACTCCATTACACTAATACTTTCAGAACTGAGATTGTAATTACCCGTTATAGTATAAATTTTAGGATCTTATTAGttattagtagtaatattttagtCGTAATTTTGTATTTCGACATTTTACAATACCAattttgtactagtatattCTTTATGCTTTCATAGGAGAATTTAAACCTATGACACTTTTTATTCACTGGTATTAAACGACTCCAAATATTAGTTTTAACTGGGAATAATTGTACTACTTTGAATATTAGCTTAGAgtttaaaattagttaaaaaaataGAACTAACAAAACCAAAAGATAGCGCAGCATTTGAGAAGAAATATGCGGTGACGAAAAATTATCTTCATAAAAATCAAGAATATTTACAGCAGCCTAAAAACATGAAAATGCAGATAGGTAAAAGAGACTTGAACTGACCTTCCGTGACCTCAAACTGCGAATCCATCCATATTTTTTGAATCGAGAAAAttccataaaaaaaactagaactATATATATGCAAGACTAGTAAGTAGTAATGCTATGTCCATACTAGGCAATGTAGTATAAGGGGTTGGGTAGTTTGAAGGAGCGTCTTGCGAGAGCGAATCCCATCAAGTCGCTCCACTGATCTCCGGAGCTCCCGTGGATTATGTAACCTGCATCCTCTatctccttcctcttctctGATTTGAAAACTGATGCCGGCTTACCTTTATCAGTGTTTCCCCTGACGATAAGCTTTTCCCAGTTGGCGAATCCAGCGTACATTAGGTTACGCTCCGTAGCATGCCTCTGATATTCACCCCGTCCGGTCAACAGGAATAATGTGAAGCCTAGCTTCTGTAGCTCCTTGTACAATCTCAGCCCAGGGATTATTGCAGGAGCCTCCCTCAACTCTACCCATTCGTTGAAAGAATATTCATCAAATATCTGTGATCTGTTTCCAATACAAACATACCATCTTCATTATCAAAATTATTCTAAATCAAGACCGACAGGCTACATGCTTGATAATCCAtgttttatggtttttttttaatttatgtatacTCCTTCCAacccataaaaataaggactctttcctttttcgtccctTCCATAAactccatttatggaaagttctcAAACTCATTACTCAtacacatcaatttatttacaatttataccaCTAGCTAGGACCTACCATTAAACACTATAAACTATAATAATGTGGGTCCAAATACTATTTTAACTAAACGGAGGGAGTGTATTCTAGTGTATTTGAATAGATGAAATGAtgagaaaaaaaagggaaatgattGGTTACCCGAATCCGTTGACGGCGTAGTAGTGGACATTGGAGAGCAAGGTCTCGTCGATGTCGAAAACCCAGGCGTCTCTGCCGTCGCCGGAGACCCCGATGGCCCTGGCGTACTCGGCTGCATTGGCCGCGACGGCCTCCAGCTCGGAGGCGTAGAGGTCGCCGGTGATGTACTCCTTCACGAAATCGACGCACCTCGCCGGCACGCGCGTCCAGGCGCCGGCGTCGTTGGTCTCGACCGTGAAGCGCCAGCTGCTGCAGAAGAGGTGGTCGGATTTCCGGCGGACGTCGGCGTCCAAAAGGGTGTCCTTTTCCGGCCTCATCTGAATGATGGAAGGGACCGACCAAGTGGGCCCAGCGCTGAGGATCACGACGAGCGCAATCAGGACCCATTGGATAAACGCCATGCCGGAAAAACCGATTGAAGAAAATCTCTTTTCCTGCTTCAAGAAAAGCGCTTTTCCAGGTTTTCCGGTTGGGATGATTTGGAGCTTTCCGGTTGGATTCAAGAATTTATATATCCTTTTTTTCCCGAATATATAGCTCTATAACTGGAAATAGTTTTGTGTCCGGTAATAATGGATCAAAATAACTGAATCAACTAATATCAAAgtacttttaaaatattttaaaatatatagtatgataattttttaaataaatgagtTTTAGGCATTCCCTCTTTCTATAAACAAACTTTTATTTGTACTTGTCCATTATCAATTATAACTAgacaaataaaataagttaATAATTAAATGATTAGAACGTTGGCTCTTTACTCAGGCCTTGTTTGATATAAGGTCCCATTTTCAACATTCATACGTTTAGCATTCTAGATATAGTGTCTCATGTCTCAGAATTAAGCAAAGTCAACTTCTAAATCATTGTCTCTTGACATAGTGAGCAATGCCACATCCCACATGTTAGGCTTATGGAAGATAAATTTATAGCTGGAGTTTTCTGCCAATTGAAACTAATGGTAGTATAACAGATGTAGAATGCAAATTTACTGTTCACATACACAATGAATTCACTTTCAATAGGAAACGGAGTTAAAATTGCAccaaaatatggagtatttctcaaatttcattttttcatgaGGTCCAAGTTCCACCTCAACATgttcattaaattaaaaaaaaataaaaaaaaattggataggTTAATTGTGGATGTGACAAGGATGGCTAGACAAACTTAAGCTCGGTGTTGTTCCTTAATGATTCGCCACTCGATAGAGGAGTGGTGGAATATTATTTCTACTTTcatcattaaaattttataaatttattaatatttttacataattttaataaataaaattgataacaACGCGTAAGCACTTTTGTTCTCACGTGAGGGTCCAACCTTCTTAAATTAACCCTCATGCCCATTTCC from Salvia splendens isolate huo1 chromosome 9, SspV2, whole genome shotgun sequence includes:
- the LOC121747620 gene encoding acid phosphatase 1-like; the encoded protein is MAFIQWVLIALVVILSAGPTWSVPSIIQMRPEKDTLLDADVRRKSDHLFCSSWRFTVETNDAGAWTRVPARCVDFVKEYITGDLYASELEAVAANAAEYARAIGVSGDGRDAWVFDIDETLLSNVHYYAVNGFGSQIFDEYSFNEWVELREAPAIIPGLRLYKELQKLGFTLFLLTGRGEYQRHATERNLMYAGFANWEKLIVRGNTDKGKPASVFKSEKRKEIEDAGYIIHGSSGDQWSDLMGFALARRSFKLPNPLYYIA